The following proteins are co-located in the Apium graveolens cultivar Ventura chromosome 5, ASM990537v1, whole genome shotgun sequence genome:
- the LOC141661472 gene encoding thionin-like protein 2: protein MAGVDSKMKVVAMVMLLVLALVQNSHCNESFKDCYIKCYVFCMIEPSQTLCTCTTRCFKNCLLPSISSSVTATIQSRHRSKHHSDDSTHHHNQNIAFCKLGCASTSCSALSTINNPNGENVDSCVDSCSNKCIKTYALSSP, encoded by the exons ATGGCAGGAGTTGATAGCAAAATGAAAGTAGTTGCAATGGTAATGCTACTAGTACTAGCATTAGTGCAAAACTCTCATTGCAATGAATCATTTAAAGACTGCTACATAAAATGCTATGTGTTTTGTATGATTGAGCCTTCTCAAACTCTTTGTACTTGCACTACTCGTTGCTTCAAAAATTGCCTACTTCCATCTATTTCCTCCTCTGTTACTGCTACTATTCAATCTCGACATCGTTCCAAACATCATTCTGATGATTCGACTCATCATCACAACCAGAACATTGCTTTTTGTAAGCTTGGTTGTGCCTCCACTTCTTGCTCAGCTCTCAGCACTATCAATAATCCAA ATGGGGAGAATGTAGATAGCTGTGTTGACTCCTGCTCTAACAAGTGCATCAAGACATACGCATTATCATCTCCTTAG
- the LOC141723861 gene encoding nuclear pore complex protein NUP50A-like yields MGDAENTLPSSKKRTAGRQLTKETLGVDDDEEISEQETGTFKKASDDVLAGRRIVKVRRQQPSSVTSATSNPFAGIRLVPPTNSTDAPVVATSTGKSVNLVSEDTEIKNGVNEETEKEKDEGDKKLESNAVLVKNGVNQETEKGKIEEAGSETTVEGEKAESEGKVEHDKVSQCSADEPRSVDEPKTESMLTNEKNNTVTDTTKAESTDVKTEGVDDTKTEAKVNAEDNKSEIEKTDNGDNVNVQKDGANPFSSFRQLSSGQNAFTGVAGSGFSSSTFSFGPISKDGSTVDSGFSKSSFLTSLGTSVANKGEGSRIMQEVTVETGEENEKSVFAADSVLFEFLDGGWKERGKGEIKVNVSSSGTGKARLVMRARGNYRLILNAGLYSEMKLTAMEKKGVTFACMNSNGEGTKGGLSTFALKFKDPSIAEEFRAVVTEHKGKTTTTTTGLKTPENSP; encoded by the coding sequence ATGGGCGATGCAGAAAATACCCTTCCATCTTCAAAGAAGAGAACTGCTGGAAGACAATTAACCAAAGAGACTCTTGGTGTTGAcgatgatgaagaaatttctgagcAAGAGACTGGAACCTTTAAGAAAGCAAGTGATGATGTACTGGCAGGTAGAAGAATAGTGAAGGTTCGCCGGCAACAGCCATCTTCTGTCACGTCAGCCACTTCTAATCCTTTTGCAGGAATTCGCCTTGTCCCTCCTACGAATTCAACTGATGCTCCAGTTGTGGCTACTTCTACGGGCAAAAGTGTCAACCTGGTTTCAGAAGATACAGAGATAAAGAATGGTGTGAATGAGGAAACCGAAAAGGAAAAAGATGAAGGTGATAAGAAATTGGAAAGCAATGCAGTTCTGGTAAAGAATGGAGTTAATCAGGAAACTGAAAAAGGAAAGATTGAGGAAGCAGGGTCTGAAACAACTGTTGAAGGTGAGAAGGCTGAAAGTGAAGGGAAAGTTGAACATGACAAGGTATCACAATGCAGTGCTGATGAACCACGGAGCGTGGATGAACCAAAGACTGAATCTATGTTGACCAATGAGAAAAATAATACTGTTACCGACACAACCAAAGCCGAATCAACTGATGTGAAGACAGAGGGAGTTGATGATACTAAGACCGAGGCTAAGGTGAATGCTGAGGATAACAAAAGTGAAATTGAAAAAACAGACAATGGTGATAATGTAAATGTGCAGAAGGATGGAGCTAATCCTTTCAGCTCTTTTCGACAACTTTCAAGCGGCCAGAATGCTTTCACTGGGGTTGCGGGAAGTGGGTTTTCGAGCTCTACTTTTTCATTTGGTCCAATCTCTAAAGATGGTTCAACTGTTGATTCAGGGTTTAGCAAATCCAGTTTTCTTACCAGTTTAGGGACATCAGTCGCTAACAAGGGCGAAGGTAGTAGAATCATGCAAGAGGTTACTGTTGAGACAGGGGAGGAAAACGAGAAGTCTGTTTTCGCTGCTGATTCTGTGCTTTTTGAATTTCTTGATGGAGGGTGGAAGGAGCGAGGAAAGGGGGAAATCAAAGTCAATGTTTCATCAAGTGGGACTGGAAAAGCTAGACTTGTTATGAGAGCAAGAGGAAACTATAGGTTGATCTTGAATGCTGGTCTTTATTCTGAAATGAAGCTGACGGCTATGGAGAAGAAAGGAGTAACTTTTGCCTGCATGAATAGTAATGGTGAAGGAACGAAGGGTGGCCTTTCGACATTCGCCTTGAAGTTTAAAGATCCTTCCATTGCCGAAGAGTTTCGAGCAGTGGTCACCGAGCACAAAGGTAagactactactactactaccgGACTGAAGACTCCAGAGAATTCCCCTTAA